In the Topomyia yanbarensis strain Yona2022 chromosome 3, ASM3024719v1, whole genome shotgun sequence genome, one interval contains:
- the LOC131692611 gene encoding uncharacterized protein LOC131692611: MAFLVVYPAVAMLAMFIVIVIMLILRCGGRVGLRHHALPDRNELEEHTYDQKVSFA; this comes from the coding sequence ATGGCCTTCTTAGTTGTCTATCCGGCCGTGGCTATGCTTGCCATgttcattgtcattgtcatcaTGCTTATTCTGAGATGTGGAGGTCGCGTTGGTCTGCGTCATCATGCTCTACCGGATAGAAACGAGCTGGAGGAGCATACCTACGACCAGAAAGTTAGCTTTGCCTGA